A stretch of DNA from bacterium:
CATCAAGGTGAGCGCCGTCACCGAGGGAGAATAGGAAACTTTCGGAGAACCTTTCTGTGCTCCTGGAAAAGTGGATTTGGGATATGGAATATGGAAGAAAAGTTTGCCAAATGGCTCGAAGAGGCTTTTTTGCGAGTTAGTTATATCTGGTCTTTTCCACCCCCGGGATTGCAGAGCATAAAGTGTTAAGGCGATTCCGGGGCTTCCGACAAATTTCCAGTCACGCCATCGGCGTGATCGGTTTACCCGACACGCCAATGCGGATCCTCGCGACATCATCTTTATTTATCCTTTCCTTTCCACGTTTCGACGCGGGTTTCCTGGTCCTGGTGGCCCTTGTTCCCCTTCTCGGTGCCGTGTCGAAGGGCGGGCGGCGCAGGGCCTTTCTGACAGGCTGGGCGGCCGGTACCGGGTGGCTGTTCGTCAGCTACAACTGGGTGTCCCACTCTCTTACCGTCTACGGCGAGATCTCTTTCCCGGCGGCCAAGGCCGCCATCCTCATCCTCGCCGCCCTCCACGGTTTTTACCTGGGAATCTTTGCCGCGGCTGTCCCCGGTATCTCCTCCAGGCCGATCCCGGCAAGGATCCTCGTGCTTTCTTCTGCCTGGGTTCTCCTGGAGTTCATGCGGTCATGGTTCCCGGCGCCCTTCCCCTGGCTGCTGATGGGATCCGCGTTCTGGAAGACGCCCGTCGTCTCATCCCTGTACCCCGTGGTTGGTGTTTATGGAGTCTCCTTCTGGGCTGTCGCGGTCAACGTCCTGGTGTGGTCTGTCCCTTGGAAACAGGGGGGGGAGCTGGAGGGGAAGCAGTTATTGAGGCACCTGGCTTTTCTCATGGCGGTGATGGCGATCCCTTTAATAACCTGGGCCATGCCGCGCTCTGCAGGTGAACAGGTGACGCGTGTGGGCGTCGTCCAGGGGAATTTCCAGCAGGAACTCAAGTGGGAAGAAACGGCTTTCGAGGAAACCGTCAGCACCTATCTGGAGTACACAGACAGGGCCGTGGATGATGGTGCCGCTCTCGTCATCTGGCCGGAAACAGCCGTGACCTCCTTTTACCAGGCTGAACCGGAACTGAGAGAACGGCTCAGAAAGTACTCTTCCGATCGTAACGTGGACCTTGTGTTCGGTAGTCCGGGTTTCGATATCCAGGGCCGTGAGATCATCCTCTACAACCGTGTGTACCATCTCTCTCCCGGGGGCGCAGAGGAGTTCTACGACAAGGTGCAGCTGGTTCCTTTCGGGGAGTACGTGCCTTTTTCAAAAACCATCCCCTTTGTAAATCGGCTGGTTCCGGGTGAAGGTGAGTTCGCCCGAGGGACCTGGACCGGGCCCTTTTCGACCCCTGTTCCTGCCGGGACGCTCGTGTGCTACGAGATATCATTTCCAGGACTTGCCAGGAAGGAAATCGCCGGTGGGTCTGGTGTCCTGATCAACGTCACCAACGATTCCTGGTTCGGCCGCACATGGGGCCCATACCAGCACCTGGCCATTTCCGCGGTCCGTGCGGCCGAGAACGGGGTACCGGTGATCAGGGCCGCCAATACGGGGATCTCGGCCGTGATCGACGCGAAAGGGTCCATTGTCGAGAGGATTCCCATCGATGCCCGCGGTGTCATCGTGGCCGACATCCGTACCGGAGGCAGCTTAACCTTCTATACGCGATGGGGGGATTGGATTGTGCCTTTGAGCGTGGCTGTGATAACATTGTACGTTATTAAAACGATCTTTCCATGGAGGAAACGCCGATGGACCAGCTGGATGGATTTAAAAACACCCTCACCGGGGCAGTCGAAAGGTTGGAAGCCCTGAGGAGGCATCTTTGACCCTGCCGGCAAATCGGAGGAGGTAGCGCGCCTGGAAAGGGAAGCTTCCTCGCCGAACTTCTGGAACAGCCCCGAAAAAGCCCAGGAGGTATCCCGCCAGATAAGTTTCCTCAATGAAGAGGTCAGGCGGTTTTCCACCCTTGAATCCGGGTTGAGGGACCTGGAGGCAGCGATGGAGCTTATCCAGGAAGATGAGGAGATGGGACCTGAGTTGCTTGCCGAATCGATCCCGCAGCTCGGGGAGATAACAAAAGCTCTCGACGCGCTGGAGCTGCAGTCCCTTCTGGGTGACGAAACGGATATCAGGAACGCCATCGTCAGCATCAACCCGGGGGCCGGAGGCACCGAGTCCCAGGATTGGGCGCAGATGCTTCTTCGGATGTACCTTCGCTGGGCCGAAAGGCGCGGCTTTGTCACGGAAATGCTGGATTACCAGTACGGTGAGGAAGCCGGGATAAAAGGGGCCACCTTCGCTGTCGAAGGTCCCTATGCCTACGGCAACCTCAAGGCCGAGACAGGGGTCCACAGGCTGGTGCGGATATCCCCCTACGATGCGAGCAGCCGCCGGCACACGTCTTTCGCCTCGGTTTTCGCCTTCCCGGAGGTGGAAGAAGATGAAGACCTCGAGATCGAGGAAAAGGACCTGAGGGTCGACACGTTCCGGTCCAGCGGAGCCGGTGGTCAGCACGTCAACGTCACCGATTCCGCGGTGAGGATCACCCATCTGCCCACAGGGATCGTGGTCAGCTGCCAGAACGAAAGGTCCCAGCACAAGAACAAGTACACTGCCATGCGGATTCTTCGTGCCCGCCTTTACGAACTGAAGAAAAGGGAGAAAGAGGAGGCGCTGGCGAAAATACAGGACGAGAAGAAGGAGATCTCCTGGGGAAGCCAGATCCGCAGTTATGTTCTCCAACCTTACCGGATGGTCAAGGATCATAGAACCGAACACGAAGTCGGTAATGTTGATGCCGTGCTGGATGGCGACCTGGACGGTTTCATCCAGGCTTACCTCGTCGGGCGGAGGAAAGGATGAGCGGGTCCGGGGGAGACAGGTTCATGGCGAGAGCCTTGAAACTGGCCGCCCGGGGCAGAGGGACCACTCACCCAAACCCCATGGTAGGTGCTGTCATCGTCAAGGGCGGCAAGGTGGTTGGTGAGGGGTGGCACCGCCGCCCCGGTGAGGCTCACGCGGAACTCCTGGCTATCCAGGATGCCGGACGCGACGCAAGGGGGGCGACCCTTTATGTCACCCTTGAGCCATGCGCGCATTACGGCCGCACCCCGCCCTGTACCGAAGCGATCCTCCAGGCCGGTATCGTGAAGGTCGTCGCCTCCAGTGAGGATCCGCACCGCCTGGTGGCAGGGAAAGGGTTCAAGGTGCTGGAAAAGGCCGGTGTCGAACTCATCATCGGTGAGGGGTATGAA
This window harbors:
- the prfB gene encoding peptide chain release factor 2 (programmed frameshift), which gives rise to MDQLDGFKNTLTGAVERLEALRRHLDPAGKSEEVARLEREASSPNFWNSPEKAQEVSRQISFLNEEVRRFSTLESGLRDLEAAMELIQEDEEMGPELLAESIPQLGEITKALDALELQSLLGDETDIRNAIVSINPGAGGTESQDWAQMLLRMYLRWAERRGFVTEMLDYQYGEEAGIKGATFAVEGPYAYGNLKAETGVHRLVRISPYDASSRRHTSFASVFAFPEVEEDEDLEIEEKDLRVDTFRSSGAGGQHVNVTDSAVRITHLPTGIVVSCQNERSQHKNKYTAMRILRARLYELKKREKEEALAKIQDEKKEISWGSQIRSYVLQPYRMVKDHRTEHEVGNVDAVLDGDLDGFIQAYLVGRRKG